The Polyangium mundeleinium genome contains the following window.
CGAACCTCGACACTTCAACCCGGTGCCGGAGGACCCGCATGCCCTCGGCGCCTCGCGCTGAAAAGGCACGCGGGTTACCTTCGGCAGGTGAACGATCGATCCGTGCAGACGACCCGCGCCGCGCTCGAAGACCTCAAGACGCGACACATCGCCTTCCTGAAAGCGCGTCTCACCTCGCCCTCCGCGCGCGCCGAGTGGCAAAAGACCGTGGCCAACGTGCTCGACGAGCTTCGCTTCGCGCCGCTCGGTCAGCTCGTCGAGCCGGGCTCGCTTGCCTCGGCGCTCGATGCGGCGATCACGAAGCAGACCGTGGACGGCTCGTTGCGCCCCGCGATCGAGCGGCTCGCGCGCGAGGTGCACGGGCTGCTCCTGAAGGAGCGCGCGACGATCGGATCGTTCGTGCCGGAGCACGCGCAAAAAGGCCTCGCCGAGCTCGTCGCGCGGCCCGACGTGCTGCCGCCGAAGCTCGTGCGCGAGATCGCCGAGAGCGAGGCCGCGCGCGAGGTGATGCGCGAGGTGATGCACGACGGGCTGAAGCAGTTCTCGGAGCGCGTGAACCCCTTCGTCGCGGAGTGGGGTTTGCCCTCGCTGATGAAGAAGCTCGGGCCGTTCGGCCTCGGCGGCGTGGGCAAATCGATCGACGGGCTGCGCGTGGACTTCGAGAAGCGGCTCGATCCGGAGATCCGGAAGTTCTTGCTCGGCTTCTCGCAAAAGGCCGTGAAGAACGCCGCGGAGTCGATCCTCGCGCGCGGCAGCGAGCCGCCGTTCGTCGCGCTGCGGCAGAGGCTCGCCAGGTTTCTCCTGGAGCAACGGTTCGCCGAGGTGCTGCTCGATGTCGACGCGGCGAAGCAAGGCGCGCGCATCGGCGTCGACGTGGCGGCGCACCTCGCGGCGAACGAAGAGCTCGCGGCGCGGCGACGCGCGTTCGTGATGGCGTGGGTGAAGGAGAACGAGGCGAAGCCCGTGTCCGAGGTGTTCGCGTCGCTCGGGCTGCCGGACAGACCTCCGCGCGAGCTCGTCCTCGCCCTCGCGGACGCGACGTTCCCCGCGCTCACGGCGACGATCGCGACGCCGGCCGCGCAAGCGTGGCTCGCGTCGATCGTGACCGAGTTCTACGACGGGCTCGTGGCTTCGGATGAGGTGGGATGAACCCCTCTCCCGCGGCCGCGGGAGAGGGGTGACGGGGCGGGTGTTCAGGCCGCGCGGCGGCGGCGCGTCGCGAAGAGGAGACCCGCGACGAGGGTGAGCGTGATGGGCAGCGCGCCGCCTTGCGCAGGCGCGGTGCGGCAGCCGCAACCCTCGGTGGGCTCCGGCGTCTCCGGGGTGGTGTCCGGCGGCGGCTCGGCCTTGCACAGGCCGGCCGCGCCCGACGTCGACGTGCACACCTGACCTTCGGGGCAGCCGTTGCCGCCGTCGCCGCGGCAGCCGGGAACGCAGCGCTGATCCTCGCAGATCGTGCCGCTCGACGCGCCGCCGCAGTCCGCGTCCGTCGTGCACTCGGGCTGCGTGACATCGTCGCCCGGGAAGAGCGGGTTCGTCTCGCCTGCGTCGACCATGCCGTTCAGGTTCGCGTCCTCGGCGCCGTCGCTCTTCGAGCCGCCGTCCGTGTCCGCGACGAGCACGAGCGTCTTCGTCGCGCCGTTGTCCGCGTCCGCGGTGCACTTCTGCGCGGCCGGGTCCGTCCCCTCGCCGTCGCACGGGCGGCCCGCCTCCGTGCCGTCGGCGAGACCGTCGTTGTCCGAGTCCGCGTCCTTCACGTTGCGCCCGCCGTCGCCGTCGGTGTCGTCGCTCGGGTTCGGCTCGTCGCCGTCGGCGAGGCCGTCGTCGTCCGTGTCCGCGTCGTTCGCGCCCGTGCCGAGCGCCTTCTCGAGCGCGTCGCTCAGGCCGTCGCCGTCGGTGTCGACGACATTCGCATCATCGGACTCGTTGTTTGGATTGCCCTCGCCCGAGTCGACCACGCCGTTGAGGTTGCCGTCCTCGGAGCCGTCGCTCTTCTTGCCGCCGTCGGTGTCGCGCAAGACGGGCGAGGTCTTCGTGCCGCCGAGATCGCCGTCGGCGCGGCAATGACCGGCCGAGGCGTTCGTCGCCGGGTGCTGGCAGCCCTTGCCCGCCTCGGTGCCGTCGAAGAGCGCGTCGTTGTCGCTGTCGACGTCACGCACGTTGATGAGCCCGTCGCCGTCCGTGTCGTCGCTCGGGTTCCGCTCCTCGCCGTCGAGCAGGCCGTCGTCGTCCGAGTCCGCGTCCTTCTCGTCCGTGCCGAGCGTCTTCTCCAGCGCGTCGCCGAGGCCGTCGCCGTCGAAGTCCTTCGTCGTGTTCGCGTCGCCGGGGTTCTCGGGGTTGCCCTCGCCCGGGTCGACGGTGCCGTTCAGGTTCGCGTCCTCCGAGCCGTCGCTCTTGCCGTCGTCGTCGCTGTCGGGGTTCAGCGGATCGGTCCCCGTCTGGCCGGAGTCGGCGTCGGGCCGGCAGTGGCCGAACTGCGCGGCCGTGTCGGGATCGTTGCAGGACTTGCCGAGCTCGGTGCCGTCGAACAGGCCGTCGTCATCGCTGTCGGGGTCGAGCGCGTTGATGAGCCCGTCGCCGTCGGAGTCCTCGTCCCATTGGGGCTCCTCGCCGTCGAGCACGCCGTCGTCGTCGCTGTCGGCGTCGTTCGGGTTCGTGCCGGTCTGCTCTTCGAGGGCGTCGTACAGGCCGTCGCCGTCCGCGTCGCCGCAGCCGTTTTCGTTGTTGCCGTCGCAGTCGGTGTCCTTGTCGTCGCCGCAGATCTCGATGCTCGGCGTGCCGGGCACCGCGTTGCAGACCACGCCGTCGCCCATGGCGTTGCAGACCTTCACGCCGCTCGTGATGCACTCGCCGAGGCCTTCCATGCAGGGCTCGCCGACAGCGAAGCCGTCGTCGGGCACGCCGTTGCAGTCGTTGTCCGCGCCGTCGCACTTCTCCGGCTGGGGAGTGCTGGGGACGGCGTCGCACGTCGTGGCCTCCGGCCCGTCGCAGACGATCTTGCCGACCGCCTCGCACACGCCGTCGCCCACGATGCAGGCCACGCCGAGGCCGTAGCCCTCGTCGGTCGTGCCGTCGCAATCGTCGTCGACCCCGTTGCAGGTCTCGGTGATGCTGCCGGGCGCGACGTCGGGCACGCACTCGAGCACGCCTGCGTTGCAGTTGTTCAAACCCGTGCCGCAGACCTCGGGCAGGCCCGTCGGGCAGACCGTGCCGGACTCGGGGTTGTTGTCGTCGATCGTGTCGTTGCAGTCGTCATCGATGCCGTTGCAGACCTCGGGCATCGGCTCCTTCGCAACGGCGGTGCAAATGATGTCGGGTCCGAGGCACTGCTGGATGCCCGTACCCAGGCAGGCGCCGATGCCGATCGAGCAGGGTGTGCCGTACGCGGCGCACTCCGGCACCGTCACCGTGAGCGTGCAGTAGCCGCTGACGTTGAGCTGGTTCGTGTAAACGATCGCGAGGACCTGTGTCCCCTCCTCACCGGGGCCGGGCGTCCAGGTGAGGTTCGTCGTGAAGGGGCTCGGCTTCGTCGTGCCGGGGATGGGGTTCAGCACGCCGACCGAGCCGATCGACGTCATCTTGAGGAACGAGTTCGACGTCCCCGTGAAGCTCGTGTTCAGCGTCTGGCCCATGTCGACGACGAAGCTGTCGCTGCCCGTGCACGTCGGCACGGGCGACTGGACCATCTCGATCATGAAGTCGACCACGGCGCTGCTCTTGGCCGTCGGGTCGTTCTCGTTCGGCGACTCGAGCACCACCTGAACCGCATACGATTGGCCCGCGACGGCGCCGTTCGTGTTCCACGTGAGCGTGCAGCCCGGCGGGGTCGTGCTCGTGGTGAGCGTCGGGGCGTTGCTGTTGGCCGGAATCTGCGGGGGATTGACCGTGGCCGCGGAGCCGATCTCCGCGGCGTTGGAGAAGCGACAGGTGACTGGCGCTCCATCGGGATCGGTCGCGGGGATCTGGATCGTGCGGATCCCGTTGATCTGCATCTGGATGATCGCGGGCACCACCGAGACGGCGTTGCCCGTGTTGCCCGGCAACAAGTCGACCTTCGCCTCGACGCGGAAGTCATCGTCGGCGCCGTTCACGAGCTCCGAGATGCGGCAGCACGAGTCGAAATACGCGGTGAACGGGCCGGCCGACGCGTAGGTGTGCGTCGCGGCGTACCGGGTGACCTTGTACTCGAGGCCCGCGGCATCGACCCCGCTACCGATGATCGCGCCCGTCGTCGTGGCGTGATAGCTGCCGTCGCCGAAATTGAGCGTGGTGGAATCGACGAACGTGCTGCGCCAGGCTGTCGTAACCTCGAAGCGCACGGTGCGTGGAGCCGACACCGGGTCGGGGATGCTCCAGGTGATGTTGCCGTAGCGGAAATGCGTCGCCTCGGCGCGCCCTGCGAACACGAAGACGCAAAGCGCCGCAAGGACGGCGAGGAAGCCCTTGAATATTGACATCGGTCCTCCGGGAAGGGCGCGAACGAGGCGGGAGCCTCGGCGAAGGCGCGCCGGGGGAAGGCGGGCGCACCTCGACCCTTGGTCGAGCCTTCGACCAGGGGGCCGAATGGTCGCCTTTCCCGCCGCGCTGCGCAAGCACGGCGCTACGGACACGCACCTGTGTCCGTCGAGCCACGACGAACGCGGCGCCCCTCGCGGGGATCGATGTGCAGGACGTCAGGAAAAGTGCGCTGCAGCTTCGACGGCCGACTCGATGTGGCCAAAGCCGCGCGCAGGGCAAGCCGGGACCGCGGGGGCGAACGCCTCGACGTCGAGCAGGAGCTCCTGCCCCGCCTCCTCCGTCAGGAGCACGAGCGGCAGCCGAGGATACACCTTACGCACCTCCTCGACCTCGGCGTGCGGATGGTCCTTCGTCGCGAGCACGAGCACGTGCGGCCTGCGCGACGAGACCGCGCTCCGGGCCCCGTCCAGGGCAGAGCAGGTCGACACATCGTAATGATGCGCGGAGAGGAACGAGGCGAGATCACCGGCGTTCGTAAGGTTCTCGTCGATGACCAGGACGCGTATCGGAGCAACAGGATCCATGATGGTTCGCCCTTAGCAAAAGACGCGCCCGTGGGCCCAAGAACCGGCGAACGCGCAGAGTGCGGGTTCGGCGCGGCTACGCAGGCGGCGCTGCGCGATCGGTGCGATCACGTTTGCACACCACGTGCCGCGTCATTTCGCAGTACGAGCGAGATCGGGGAGCGCTAGCCGCCGAGGTACGCCGCGCGGACTTCTTCATTCGCCGCGAGCGCCTTCGAATCGCCGGTCATCGCGATCTCGCCGGTACGGAGCACATACGCCCGCATGCTGTATTTCAGCGCCAGGCGCGTGTTCTGCTCGACGAGCAGGATGGTCGTCCCGGCCTGCGCGACCCGGGCGATCGCCTCGAAGATGTCCGCGACGAGACGCGGCGCGATGCCGAGCGAGGGCTCGTCGAGCAGGAGCATGGAAGGCCTGGCCATCAGCGCGCGCCCAATCGCGAGCATCTGCTGCTCACCCCCCGAGAGCGTGCCGCCCTCCTGCTTCATGCGCTCGCCGAGCCGCGGGAAGAGGCGCACCACGTCTTCGAGCGTCTCGTCCATCGTCGCCCGGTTCTTGTGGTTCCAGGCGCCGATCTCCAGGTTCTCGCGCACCGTGAGGTTCGGGAAGATCGCGCGGCCCTCGGGGACGAGGGAGATGCCGAGGCTCACCATCTCCTCGGCCGGGACCCCGGCGAGATCCTTGCCGTCGTAGACGACCTTGCCCGCGGCGATCGGCAAGAGCCGCACGATCGTCTTCAGCGTCGTCGTCTTGCCCGCGCCGTTCGCGCCGATCATCGCGACGATCTCGCCGCGGCGCACCTCCAGGCTCACGCCCTTCAGCGCCTTGATGCCGCCGTACGAGACGGCGAGGTTCTCCACGACGAGCAGCGGCTTGCCGGCCTCGGCCGTGGGGGCCTTTCGCGTCGGGTGCGCGGTCTTCACGTCGAGGCCTCCTCCTCGGCCGCAGCGGCGACCGCGGCCTCGTCCGGCGTCTCTTCGCCGAGGTACGCCGCGAGGACCTTGGGGTCCTTGCGGACCTCCTCGGGCGTGCCGTGGGCGATCGTCTCGCCGTGGTCGAGCACGTGGATCTCCTCGCACACGCCCATGACCACCTGCATGTTGTGCTCGACGAGGATGACCGTCAGATCGAAGCGGTCGCGCAGCCAACGGATCTGCTTCTTCAGGCCCTCGGCCTCGCCGTAGTTCATGCCCGCGGCCGGCTCGTCGAGCAGCAGGATCTTCGGCTCGAGCATCATCGCGCGGGCGATCTCCAGCCGGCGCTGGTTGCCGTAGGAGAGCGAGGTCGAGGTCTCGTCCGCGAGTTTGTCGAGGTCGAAGATCGCGAGCAGCTCGATCGCGCGGCGCTGCATCTCGGCCTCGTCGCGGAAGAAAGCGGGCGAGCGGAGCAGCGCCGAGAACAGGCCCGAGCGCCTGCGGTTCTCGCAGGCGACGAGCACGTTCTCCAGCACGGTGAGCTGGCCGAAGAGGCGGATGTTCTGGAAGGTGCGCGCGACGCCGCGGCGCGCGATCTGCGCGGGCTTGAGCAGCGAGAGCTCCTCGCCGGCGAAGCGGATCGAGCCCGTATCCGGCTTGTAGACGCCGGTCACGAGGTTGAAGACCGTCGTCTTGCCCGCGCCGTTCGGCCCGATGAGGCCGAAGATCGAGCGCTCGGGCACCTGGAAGGTCACGCCCCCGACAGCGCGCAGGCCGCCGAAGGTCTTGGTCACGCCCTGAAGATCGAGCGCGCTCACTTGTCCCCCTTCCCGGTGAGGGGCCCGGTCTCGCTCTTCGAATCCGCCTCCACCTCGGTGCGCGCAGGCACGGGCTCGGGCGGAGCGTGGCTGACGCGCTGGCGGGGCTTGCGCCGGAAGAGCTCGCGCTCGCCGAAGATGCCCTCGGGGCGCAGGATCATGAGGCCGATCAGCACGGACGCGTAGATGACCATGCGCAGCGCGTTGAGGTCGAGCGAGGGGTAGGCCGCCTGGAGCGCCTGCACCGACTCGAAGCGCTGGAGCTGCTCGATCATCTTCACGGTGAACGTGACGAACACGCCGCCCACGATCGCGCCGGACACGCTGCCCGAGCCGCCGAGGATCACCATGGTGATCGCGTCGAACGAGTAGGCGAACGTGAACTGATCGGGCTGGACGGTCGGGTTGCCGTTGCGCATCGACGCGAGCATCGCGCCCGCGATGCCGGCCCCGGTCGCCGCGATGACGAACGAGGTCACCTTGTACCGCGTCGGATCGACGCCCACGCTGGCCGTCGCGATCTCGTCCTCGCGCAGCGCCCGGAGCGCGCGTCCCCAGCCCGAGAACTTCAGCCGCCACGCGATGATCACCGCGACCGCGGCCGCGCCGAAGATCCAGAACGGGCCGGCGTACTGAGGCACGCCGTTGCGATCCGGCCCCGCGTATCCGTTTTGCCCGCCGAGGTAGGCGAGGAACTGCGCGACCGGCCCCTCGACGTCGCCGCCCGTCTGCGCTGTCGCGATGACCAGCCGGAAGATCTCGGCGAAGCCGAGCGTGACGATCGCGAGGTAATCGCCGCGGAGCCGGAGGCTCGGCAAGCCCACGACGAAGCCGAAGAGCGCGGCCACCGCGCCCGCCGCGAGGATCGCCACGGGCATGACGAGGAACGAGTTCGAGAAGAGGATGTCGTCGACGCCGAGCGCCTTGTGGATGTGCCCCGCGACGATCGCGGCCGTGTACGCGCCGATCCCGACGAAGCCTGCGTGGCCGATCGAGAACTGCCCCGCCATCCCGTTGATGACGTTCAGCGAGAGGGCCACGACGACGTTGACCATGGCGAACAGCACGAGCTGTTGCAGGGCCGCGTCGGGCACGAGCGTGTCGAACGCGAATTCGAGCCCCACGACGGCGCCGATGAGGGCCAACGTGACCAGGATGCGGCGCAGGAGGGGGTTGGTCGACGTGGCTCGGCTCGTCCGAGCGCCGTCTCCCAGCGTCGAAGGGGACATGGGCGGTGGAAAACTCGCGCGACCGGCTCCTACGGTCAAGCAGGAGCGACGCGGGTTCTTACTTCACCACCCGCAGGTAGGGCGGCAGCTCGCGGCGCGGCTTGCGACCTGGTCCCAGCGCGGGCGCGGCCTGCGGGCGCGGAGACTCCGTCGCTTCCACGGTCTTCGGCTCTTCGGTGCTGCTCTCCGCGGCCGCGGCCGCTTCGCCCGAGGCACCTTCCTTCGCGGCGGCTTCCTCGGGAGGCGCGGCCTGCGCCGGGGCCGGATCCTCGGCGAGCGGCTTGTCCTCGGGCTCCGGAGGCGCGTCGCCGACCGCGGCGAGCCGGGGGCGCGGCTTCTTCTGCACGGGCTTCTGCGCGTCCTTCGCCTGCTGCTGCGGGGCCTGCATCTGCGCCACGACCTCGGGCGGGATGTCGGTCGGCCACATCATCCCCCGGCCGTCTTCGCCGACGAGCGCGTAGATCGCGTTCCAGGGCATGAAGCACGAGAAGGGGGCCCGATCGAACGAGAGCGTGCAGGAGATGCCCTCGTCGTCGACCTTGAGGTCGGGGATCGGGATGAACATGTTGAGCCCGATTTGCAGGACGAGCTGCGACTTTTCGAGGAAGCGCTTCGGCACCAGCACGCCCGAGCGTCGCGGGTCGAGGTGCACGTACATGCTGGGCCCCTCGAGCAGGGCGAGCGCGACCTCCTTCTTGGGCGGGAGCTTCTGGTGACCGTCGGACATCTTCTCTCCGATACCCTGTAAGCGCGCATCTCGCCAAGCCCGGAATGCGCGTCCGCAAGCCGCGCGCGCCTGCTCGGAGGCCGGCGCGCGGGCGTTTCAAGACCAAGCAGCCTCAGGCGAGGCGCAAGACCTCGGCGTACAGGGTCTCGTAGGCGGAGAGCATCTTTCCCATCCCGTAGCGTTCTTCGACGAGCGCGCGGCCGGCGGCGCCCATGCGCGCGCGATCGGGGCGCGCCCAGACGCTCCCGATCGCGTCGGCGAGCGCGGCGGGCTGTCCGGCGGGGACGAGGAGGCCGGTCTCGCCGTCGGCCACGACCTCGGGGTTGCCGCCCACCCGCGTGGCCACGATCGGCAGGCCCGCGGCCGCGGCTTCGAGGAGCGTGAGGCTCGTGCCCTCCGTGCGCGAGGCGAGCGCGAAGAGGTCGAAGCCGGGCAGGAGCGCGGCCACGTCGTCGCGGTGGCCGAGGAAGCTCACCGCGCCTTGCAGGCCGAACTTTTTGACCAGCGCTTCGAGCGAAGCGCGCTCGGCTCCGTCACCGACGAGCGTGAGCTGCGCGCCGGGGTGGCTCGTACGCACGCGCGCGAACGCCGTGATCAGCGTGGCGTGGTCCTTCTCGGCCGAGAGGCGCGCCACGCAGCCCACGTGGAGCACGCCCGCGGGCACGTCGAGCGCCTGCCTCGCGCGCGGGGCGTCGCCGGGCTTGTAGGCGCGCGTGTCGACGCCGTTGCGGATCGTCACGAGCCGCCGCGCGCTGCCGCGCTCGATCTCCAAGGCCACGCGCCGCGCGTCGTCGCTCACGGCCACGATCCGATCCGAGAGCGCCGAGGCCATGCGGTTCGCGATCACGCGCCCGAGGTCGTCCGGGTAGTTGCGCCCGTGCTTCGTGTGCACCACGCGCGGCCGCTTGCCCGTCACGCGCCGCGCGGCGAGGGCCGCGAGCGCGCCGTGCACGTGCGGGCGCGGGTTGTGCGTGTGCACGAGATCGATCCCTTCACGACCGAACAGCTCCGAGAGCTCGCCGATCACGCTTGGATCGAGCCCCTGCCCCCGCTTGAGCAGCCGGAGCGGCACGTCCATCGACGCGAGGCGCGGCGCGAGCTCGCCCGGCTCGTCGAGCGCGACCACCATGGGATCGAAGCGCGATCGATCCATGCCTTGCACGAGGTCGAGCACCACACGCTCGAGCCCGCCTGCCCGAAGGCCGAGCACCACGTGCGCGACGCGCGTGCGGGGCCTCGGCGTGGCGACGCGCGCGGCGGGCTTGTCCTCGTTCGCCTTCTTGATCGTCACGCTGCCGAGATCCACGGGCACGTCCGAGACCGTGACCCGATGTTTGCCCGCGGCGGTGAGCGGGATGTCGCGCACGAGCTCCACGGTGAGCGGCGCGTTCGCGCCGAGCACGAGCCGCAGGCGCTCGTCGACGAGCTTCGTCACCTCGGGCCCGTAGCTCGGCCCGGGCACGATGCGCAGCGTCACCGTGCGGTCGGCGCGCTGGTGGACCTGGTAGCGCTCGACCGGCAGGTCCTTGAACAGGAAGGGGATCATCTCGCCGGCGACGATGCGGCTGTCCTCGCCGATGAGCAGATCGAGCACGCGGCCCTCGACCGAGGCGAGCCGCGGCAGCCCGCGACCACACGCGCAGGCGCCGGCCTTGGCGACGGCCACGTCCTCGTTGCGGTAGCGAAGGAAGGGCATCGCGCGGTTGTAGAGATCGGTGAGGAGCACCTCGCCGGGCGTGCCCACGGGGACCGGGCGGCCTCCGCTGAAAAGCTCGACGAACACGCCCTCGGCGTGCACGTGCAGGCCCTCGTGCCGCTCGCACTCGGCGCCGATCAACATCACCTCGCGGCAGCCGTACCGATCGAAGACGGGCGCGCCGAACGCGCGCTCGATGACCTCGCGCTGCGGCTCGAAGAGCTTCTCCGCGGAGGTGATGACGCCCCGGGGCGGCGGGATCGTGATGCCGTGCTCCAGCGCGGCGCGCGCGAGGAGGAAGAGCGGCGTCGTGTAACCGACCACCACGCGCGGCGCGTAGTCGACGATCTCGCGGACCGTGTCGGCGAGCCGATCGGCGCGCAGGTGGAAGGTCGAGACGTACTTGCGCCGCCAGAACGCCTCGTGCACCGCGCGCTTCGCCGTGGCGAACCCCTTCTTCTCGCCGGGCGGACGACCCCATACGTGCAGCTCCTTCTCGCCCAGCGCCGCGCCGGCCCAGCCGTCGGCGCGCAGCGCGGCGGCGACACGACGCTCGTACGTCGGGTGATCGTACGCGAAGCGCACCGGCACGCCGGTCGAGCCTCCGGTCGCACCCTGGTGGAGCCTGCCCACGTGCGACTCGGCGACGAGCTCCTTGCTGTAGAGGCGCACGTCTTCCTTCGTCAGGATCGGGAAGGCCGCGAGGTCCGCGGGCGCCTTCACCTGGCTTGCGCGCACGCCGTACTCCGCGAAGCGACGCCGGTAGAAGGGCACGTTCGTCTCGGCGTGGTGGAGCGCTTCGAGGAGCTTTCGGAACGAGTCTTCGGCGACCTCTTCGGGCGTGCGCCACTGCGACTGTTCGAGCGCGGCGAGCGCGCGCAACGTGTCGCGCTTCCGGAGGTGGGTCTCGTACAGAGGGAACAGCACGGACTGGAACAGGCTCGCGTACATCGCACGCGAGCGTCCCCTCGAAGAGGCCTGCGTCAAGCGCGCGGATGTGCTGGATCCAGCAGGAAATCCGCCTCGATCACGCCCCGGGCGCCTTGCGTGCGTCCGGGTCTTCCAAGGCGCGCGGCGCGTCCGTCCGGGGCTCGGGTCCGAGGATCGCAACGAGCACGCCCGCGAGGATGATCCCCGCGCCGAGGAGCTCCATCCCCGTAGGTTTGGCGCCGAGGAACGCCGCGCCGATCACGAGACCGCCGAGCGTCTCGCCGGGCGACACGAGCGCCACGATCGCAGGCGGCAGCGTGCGCGCCGCGGCCTGCACCGAGGTGTGGCCGAGGATCGTCGGGACGACGGCGATCACCGCCAGGGCCACGAACGACTTCGCGGGCAAGCTCGTCACGCCGTCGAGCGCGCCGAGCGGCGGCAAGACCACGAAGACCACGAGCGCGGCGACGCCATAGATCAACGAGCCCGCGTGCCGCGCCGGCAACGCATCCTTGATCGAGCGCGCCGCCGCCACGTAAAGCCCGTACAAGGAGACCGCGCCGAGCACGAAGAGATCGCCCGCCAGCTTGTGCTCACCCGTGCCCGCCGCGCGCCCGATCACCACCGCGCCCACCGTCGCGAGGAGCACGCCGACCTGCTCGCGGCGCGTCGGCCGCACGCCGTGCACGAGGAACGCAAAGACGACCACGCTGAGCGGTTCGAGCGAGATGAGCGAGACCGCCGCAGGCAGCGACGTCGCGAAGAGGCCGACCTGGAACAGCGCGAAGTGCGCGCCGAGCATCGCCCCGCACC
Protein-coding sequences here:
- a CDS encoding glycosyltransferase, which encodes MYASLFQSVLFPLYETHLRKRDTLRALAALEQSQWRTPEEVAEDSFRKLLEALHHAETNVPFYRRRFAEYGVRASQVKAPADLAAFPILTKEDVRLYSKELVAESHVGRLHQGATGGSTGVPVRFAYDHPTYERRVAAALRADGWAGAALGEKELHVWGRPPGEKKGFATAKRAVHEAFWRRKYVSTFHLRADRLADTVREIVDYAPRVVVGYTTPLFLLARAALEHGITIPPPRGVITSAEKLFEPQREVIERAFGAPVFDRYGCREVMLIGAECERHEGLHVHAEGVFVELFSGGRPVPVGTPGEVLLTDLYNRAMPFLRYRNEDVAVAKAGACACGRGLPRLASVEGRVLDLLIGEDSRIVAGEMIPFLFKDLPVERYQVHQRADRTVTLRIVPGPSYGPEVTKLVDERLRLVLGANAPLTVELVRDIPLTAAGKHRVTVSDVPVDLGSVTIKKANEDKPAARVATPRPRTRVAHVVLGLRAGGLERVVLDLVQGMDRSRFDPMVVALDEPGELAPRLASMDVPLRLLKRGQGLDPSVIGELSELFGREGIDLVHTHNPRPHVHGALAALAARRVTGKRPRVVHTKHGRNYPDDLGRVIANRMASALSDRIVAVSDDARRVALEIERGSARRLVTIRNGVDTRAYKPGDAPRARQALDVPAGVLHVGCVARLSAEKDHATLITAFARVRTSHPGAQLTLVGDGAERASLEALVKKFGLQGAVSFLGHRDDVAALLPGFDLFALASRTEGTSLTLLEAAAAGLPIVATRVGGNPEVVADGETGLLVPAGQPAALADAIGSVWARPDRARMGAAGRALVEERYGMGKMLSAYETLYAEVLRLA
- a CDS encoding branched-chain amino acid ABC transporter permease: MSPSTLGDGARTSRATSTNPLLRRILVTLALIGAVVGLEFAFDTLVPDAALQQLVLFAMVNVVVALSLNVINGMAGQFSIGHAGFVGIGAYTAAIVAGHIHKALGVDDILFSNSFLVMPVAILAAGAVAALFGFVVGLPSLRLRGDYLAIVTLGFAEIFRLVIATAQTGGDVEGPVAQFLAYLGGQNGYAGPDRNGVPQYAGPFWIFGAAAVAVIIAWRLKFSGWGRALRALREDEIATASVGVDPTRYKVTSFVIAATGAGIAGAMLASMRNGNPTVQPDQFTFAYSFDAITMVILGGSGSVSGAIVGGVFVTFTVKMIEQLQRFESVQALQAAYPSLDLNALRMVIYASVLIGLMILRPEGIFGERELFRRKPRQRVSHAPPEPVPARTEVEADSKSETGPLTGKGDK
- a CDS encoding response regulator: MDPVAPIRVLVIDENLTNAGDLASFLSAHHYDVSTCSALDGARSAVSSRRPHVLVLATKDHPHAEVEEVRKVYPRLPLVLLTEEAGQELLLDVEAFAPAVPACPARGFGHIESAVEAAAHFS
- a CDS encoding MopE-related protein, yielding MSIFKGFLAVLAALCVFVFAGRAEATHFRYGNITWSIPDPVSAPRTVRFEVTTAWRSTFVDSTTLNFGDGSYHATTTGAIIGSGVDAAGLEYKVTRYAATHTYASAGPFTAYFDSCCRISELVNGADDDFRVEAKVDLLPGNTGNAVSVVPAIIQMQINGIRTIQIPATDPDGAPVTCRFSNAAEIGSAATVNPPQIPANSNAPTLTTSTTPPGCTLTWNTNGAVAGQSYAVQVVLESPNENDPTAKSSAVVDFMIEMVQSPVPTCTGSDSFVVDMGQTLNTSFTGTSNSFLKMTSIGSVGVLNPIPGTTKPSPFTTNLTWTPGPGEEGTQVLAIVYTNQLNVSGYCTLTVTVPECAAYGTPCSIGIGACLGTGIQQCLGPDIICTAVAKEPMPEVCNGIDDDCNDTIDDNNPESGTVCPTGLPEVCGTGLNNCNAGVLECVPDVAPGSITETCNGVDDDCDGTTDEGYGLGVACIVGDGVCEAVGKIVCDGPEATTCDAVPSTPQPEKCDGADNDCNGVPDDGFAVGEPCMEGLGECITSGVKVCNAMGDGVVCNAVPGTPSIEICGDDKDTDCDGNNENGCGDADGDGLYDALEEQTGTNPNDADSDDDGVLDGEEPQWDEDSDGDGLINALDPDSDDDGLFDGTELGKSCNDPDTAAQFGHCRPDADSGQTGTDPLNPDSDDDGKSDGSEDANLNGTVDPGEGNPENPGDANTTKDFDGDGLGDALEKTLGTDEKDADSDDDGLLDGEERNPSDDTDGDGLINVRDVDSDNDALFDGTEAGKGCQHPATNASAGHCRADGDLGGTKTSPVLRDTDGGKKSDGSEDGNLNGVVDSGEGNPNNESDDANVVDTDGDGLSDALEKALGTGANDADTDDDGLADGDEPNPSDDTDGDGGRNVKDADSDNDGLADGTEAGRPCDGEGTDPAAQKCTADADNGATKTLVLVADTDGGSKSDGAEDANLNGMVDAGETNPLFPGDDVTQPECTTDADCGGASSGTICEDQRCVPGCRGDGGNGCPEGQVCTSTSGAAGLCKAEPPPDTTPETPEPTEGCGCRTAPAQGGALPITLTLVAGLLFATRRRRAA
- a CDS encoding ABC transporter ATP-binding protein, whose product is MKTAHPTRKAPTAEAGKPLLVVENLAVSYGGIKALKGVSLEVRRGEIVAMIGANGAGKTTTLKTIVRLLPIAAGKVVYDGKDLAGVPAEEMVSLGISLVPEGRAIFPNLTVRENLEIGAWNHKNRATMDETLEDVVRLFPRLGERMKQEGGTLSGGEQQMLAIGRALMARPSMLLLDEPSLGIAPRLVADIFEAIARVAQAGTTILLVEQNTRLALKYSMRAYVLRTGEIAMTGDSKALAANEEVRAAYLGG
- a CDS encoding ClpXP protease specificity-enhancing factor SspB → MSDGHQKLPPKKEVALALLEGPSMYVHLDPRRSGVLVPKRFLEKSQLVLQIGLNMFIPIPDLKVDDEGISCTLSFDRAPFSCFMPWNAIYALVGEDGRGMMWPTDIPPEVVAQMQAPQQQAKDAQKPVQKKPRPRLAAVGDAPPEPEDKPLAEDPAPAQAAPPEEAAAKEGASGEAAAAAESSTEEPKTVEATESPRPQAAPALGPGRKPRRELPPYLRVVK
- a CDS encoding ABC transporter ATP-binding protein, with the protein product MSALDLQGVTKTFGGLRAVGGVTFQVPERSIFGLIGPNGAGKTTVFNLVTGVYKPDTGSIRFAGEELSLLKPAQIARRGVARTFQNIRLFGQLTVLENVLVACENRRRSGLFSALLRSPAFFRDEAEMQRRAIELLAIFDLDKLADETSTSLSYGNQRRLEIARAMMLEPKILLLDEPAAGMNYGEAEGLKKQIRWLRDRFDLTVILVEHNMQVVMGVCEEIHVLDHGETIAHGTPEEVRKDPKVLAAYLGEETPDEAAVAAAAEEEAST